A genomic stretch from Candidatus Schekmanbacteria bacterium includes:
- a CDS encoding alanine--glyoxylate aminotransferase family protein, whose translation MVIKDYLLAPGPTQVPPDVLLKMAEPIIHHRAPAFVELFSQVREGLKYIFQTKNEVLCLASSGTGAMESAIVNTLSAGDKALIINGGKFGERWGNICKAYGVNTTIINVEWGKAVDPKVVEEHLQKEPDIKAVCVQASETSTGVRHDVETIGKIVAKKLNTICIVDAITGLGVFDIKTDEWGLDIVVSGSQKAFMLPPGLAFITMSDKAWKLNETSKLPKFYFDMKKERKNHLENQTAYTPAVSLIMGLHTVIEKIKKEGLQNVFARHAKLAHATREAMKALGLKLLAPESPSDALTAVYAPEGVSGGDIVKTLRNQHRMTIAGGQDSLKGKIFRIAHLGYADQFDVINAVSAVEMTLKKLGYPVELGKGVKRALEILGN comes from the coding sequence ATGGTTATCAAAGATTATCTGCTGGCTCCCGGACCTACTCAAGTTCCGCCAGATGTCCTTTTGAAAATGGCAGAGCCAATAATACATCACAGGGCACCTGCCTTTGTTGAGCTTTTTAGTCAGGTTCGCGAAGGCCTTAAATATATTTTTCAGACAAAGAACGAAGTCTTATGTCTCGCATCTTCCGGAACAGGTGCAATGGAATCTGCAATAGTGAACACACTTTCAGCAGGCGACAAAGCACTTATAATAAATGGAGGAAAGTTCGGTGAAAGGTGGGGGAACATTTGCAAAGCCTACGGCGTAAACACCACCATTATAAATGTTGAATGGGGAAAAGCAGTTGATCCTAAGGTAGTCGAAGAACATCTTCAGAAAGAACCTGACATAAAGGCGGTCTGCGTCCAGGCTTCGGAAACTTCAACGGGCGTAAGACATGATGTTGAGACAATAGGAAAGATTGTTGCAAAAAAGCTCAATACAATCTGCATAGTTGACGCAATCACAGGGCTCGGCGTTTTTGATATTAAAACAGATGAGTGGGGTCTTGATATCGTTGTTTCCGGTTCACAGAAGGCATTCATGCTTCCTCCGGGACTTGCTTTCATAACAATGAGCGACAAAGCATGGAAATTAAATGAAACTTCGAAACTTCCTAAATTTTACTTTGACATGAAGAAGGAACGGAAGAATCATCTTGAGAACCAGACAGCATATACACCTGCAGTATCCCTTATAATGGGATTGCATACAGTGATTGAGAAGATAAAGAAAGAAGGGCTGCAAAATGTATTCGCAAGACATGCTAAGCTTGCCCATGCAACGCGTGAGGCAATGAAAGCATTGGGGCTTAAACTCCTTGCACCTGAAAGCCCAAGCGATGCCTTAACAGCAGTCTATGCTCCGGAAGGTGTAAGTGGAGGAGACATAGTAAAAACATTACGTAACCAGCACAGGATGACAATCGCAGGCGGACAGGACAGCCTTAAGGGAAAGATATTTAGAATCGCCCATCTTGGATATGCAGACCAGTTTGATGTAATAAATGCTGTGAGTGCAGTGGAAATGACGCTGAAGA